A region of the Bryobacteraceae bacterium genome:
ACAACTATTTCCGCCGCATTCAGCCGGATCTGCCCGAAGCGCCCACTGTGGCCGTGGATCTGCCGCCGGTGCGCAGCCGGGACTGGGCACTGTCGGAGGAAGATCTGCGCCAGTGGTCGGAGGCGGTGGAGAGGCTGGGCCCGCTGAAGCAGGTGTTCTGGAAGGTGATGTTGCTGACCGGCGCGAGCCGCGGCTCGGTAGAGGCGCTGCGGTGGCAGGACGTTGACCTCGATGCTGGCCGCATTTGCTTCTCGACGGCGAAGGCTGGGCGGACTTATTCGATCCCCATCTGCCAGCTTCTTATTGAGCTACTGCGCGACTGGCGTGAGCAGTGCCCGCCGACGGAGGCCGGCTGGGTGTTTCCGTCGAAGTACAAGCCAGCGGAGCACATTGTCGCGGCGCGTGACGACAAGCGTGGTGTCGCGAGCGCGCATCACCTGCGGCATACCTATCGGACGGTGCTGGCGCAGTTGGGCTGCCCGCCGGATTCGGCGCGGCTGCTGCTTGGGCACTCTCTGAGCGGCGACGTCAGCCGCGGCTACATCACGGCGCACTTGGTGGTGGACTCGCTGCGCCCCTGGGCCGAGGCTGTGGCGCGGCGCTATGCGGAGATTCTCGGCTGGCAGTAGAGCAAGCAATTGGATCAAGGGCTCAGACCGTTGGGGTTTGAAGAGGATATCCCTGCTTGGGGCAGGTTGGCGGCGGTAGAGGGAAGGTCTCGCTCCATCAGCCGGAACCAGCCGTCTTTTCCGGGCCATTGAATCCGCTCTGTTCCTCGCTAATAATCAGAACGAGCCCTGAAGATTTGTTGCATGCGCAAGCGCCACGACAACCGCCCCAAAAAGACGAGCCCAGCAGACACGGCAGCCGCGGTCGACGCGGCAGAGCTTGAAATCCTCATCGATGCCGAGGAGAAGCTGACGAAAATCCGCGACGCAATGAGGCCGCTGGTGGAGCATCTGGATCACGTCCGGCTTCGCTACGGCGTTTTCCAACGGCTGCAGCAGCCGGGGCCGGTGCAAGAGGCGGCGGCGGTTAGCGCAGGCGCTGAGATCGGCAAACAGGACTCGCCGACACTGCCGGCGCGAGGCGCTTCACAAGCCGGGAAACGGCGTTCGCGACGGGCTTTGAGAGACGCTTCGACGGCAATGACCACGTCGGAGCTGCCGCAGGCCCCAGAGTGCAAGCAAATCCTCGAACTCATGAAGCCCGTTCAGTTGCCGGAGCTGCGGGTGTTTGGCGAGGTGAAGCGGCCTGAAGTCACATTATCTGCGCTCAGCCGAGAGGAGCTGCCCGAGCCCGAGGTCCTGGTGGCTGGGTTGGAATCCTATTACAACGCGTTCAACGCCCTGTGGAAGGCAGCGCTTTCCGTGGAATTAGGTCCGGAGATCCGGATCCGGCTCGATGATGGGGAAGCGATCAAGGACGCCGAGGAAGGGCTGACGAGTGAGGCACGTGCTGTGCGGGAGCTCCGGCGGGCAATGACACGCAACAGCATCCAGGGGCGGTACGAGCGTCTGAATCGCGTGCTGGATGCGGTGCGTAGCCGGCGCGAGCTCCTTCAGTTGTGGACGACGCCGGATGGGAGGCGCCAGCTGCTTCGGGATTACTTGGACCGGCATCAGCTGACGGTGGAGAGGTTTGCTGAGATCCTCGACTGTCAGCCGATGACGATTCACAACTGGCGCACCTGCAAGGGCAAGGGGCTGGGCCCGAAGCAGCGCCGGATTGAGGATGTCCTCCGCAAGGACATACCACCCAACGAAATCGAAGCCTGATAGGAACTCAATGGACCTCCCGGCCCACTGCGGCGTGGCCGACGAGAGAAAGGAAGGGACCATCCACAGTCGAACCGCCATGCTGCCGCCGTTGCCCGTGGGAAGGACAGGCATCGCGATGGCTTGAAAGTGGCAGCTGGGCTTTGCCCGGGCGGCTTGCCCGCGACTGTGGCGCGCAACTCTGGTCATAGCGAGGTCTGAACGCGGCTGCAGGGATGTCGCGCAGAGAACCAGGGCGGCCACAAAGGTCGGGGGCGCATGTCAAGCTGGAGGCGGCAACCGCGACACAAAGCGGAAGAAAGCGGAGGATATCCTCGCTGGCAGGCCGGGATTAGAGCTGCCAGAAAAGCCTGCGGCCGGGATCGTCTCTGAGGGGTTGTCGGCTTTTTAGTTGAGACGCCCGATTTTTGACCTCGATTTTAGAGGGCTGGCAGGCCTGCGACTCAGATATGTGCCGCGTTATTAGTGGCATACAGCGAAAAAAATCCAGAAAATAAATGCGATTTAGAGTGGTTTTTTACAATAGATGCCGGTTATATCAGAAGCATGACGAAGGAAAAGGTTGGACCCACGGCGATCCGCTGGATAACGGCGGCCGAGCTTGCCCGGCTGCTGGGCCTGCACCCGCAGACGTTGGCCAACTGGCGCCTCCAAGACAGGCGCGCCGGCCGCAATCACGCGGGTCCCGGCAAGCCCGTTTACAAACGTATCGGCGCGGCGATTCGCTATGCCGTTTCGGGTGACGGGTCTCCTGTCCTGATGCCAGCCGGTGAAAATCTAAGCTCCACCCAAACGGTTGACGACAGCACAGCAAATCCTGCCGGCGTGACAGACAGGGCAGCCGGATTAAAAGAAGAAATCTCGGCCTCGCTGTCCCAGAGAGAACGCGCGGCTCGGCTTGAGTAAAGAGCTGCTTGGCGACAGAAGCGTTGCGGGACGCAAATCGAAAATCGGTGTGTCCCAAGGCGGCTGGCGCACGCCGGAACCTTGGGACAACACTGAAGCGCATCAGTTGGCGGCCTTTGCGGCCGAAACAAAAAAGGCGCCAAGATAAACGGCGCCGAAAGGAGGTCTATGTCCACCAAATATACCACCCGACCCCGGGCGAAAGCAACGGAAGAATCTACCTGGTTGCTCGGTCTCGAGCACCGATGGACCGTTGTCAAATCCAGGCTCGGCGACCAGTACGTCGTTTCCGGCAATGAGGCGATCGATCTACGCGGCCACCGCGCCCGAAACTTGCTGGCCGCGGACTTCCTACAGAGGTATGGACGCCGCCCGTCGAAGCAGCTGATTGATGCGGCTCTGGGTCTTCTCGCTGTGAGGGCCTCCGAGGCTCCGCCGCAGGATGTGCCCCTACGGGTCGGCGCGGTCCGGAGCGGCCCCGGTTTGGACCTCAGCCGTGGAGATCTCATTGTCGTCGATCTACTGCGCCCCGAGGGCGTCGCCGTCATCGACGCATCAGGGGTGCGCATCACACCAGAGTCGCCCTTACCCTTCCGGCGAGCGGAGGGCATGCTCGCACTGCCGCTACCAGAGCTGGACGTCGATGCCAGTCTGCGGGAGCTGTTGGAGCCGATCTGGCCTTCGGGAATGAGCGAGGAGCACAAAGTGCTTGTCGTCGCTTTCTTGTTGTCCACTCTTTTTCCGGGCATCCCGAAGCCGCACTTGCTTTTAGTAGGACCGCAAGGCAGCGGGAAGTCGTCACTGGCGCGATCTCTCCGCTGCTTGATTGACCCCCATGTCAACCCGCTGCTTCGGCCGCCGCGAGACACTCGCGAGCTCTTCGTATGCGTTTACAACCATGCGGTTCCCTGTTTCGACAACCTTTCGGGCTTGAAGGGCGACCTCGCTGACGATCTCTGCGGACTGGCCTCAGGCGCTGGATTTTCTACGCGTCAACTTTACACCGACCGTGAAGTCGTGCAGTTTTGCGGCAGCTGCGGCATAATCATGAGCGCTCTATATGCTCCCAGTCTGCGCTCGGACCTTCTCGATCGGACTTTCATGATCGAGCTGAGTCGCTTGAAGGGCCGGCAGTCGGATGTCGAGTTGCACTTGCTGTTCGAGCTGTTCAGCCCGCTGGCGCTTGGGGCACTGCTGCAAACCTTATCCACTGCGGTCCGACTGTGGATGACAGATAGGTGCACTCCGGCAAGTCCGATTCGAATGATCGACGCCCACAGGCTGCTGTTGGCCGCGACGTGGTCACCGCATTTTGGATGGAGCTTTGCCGAGGTCGAGTCAGCGCTGCGGAGCAGCGGGAACCAGCTGGCGGAGCTCCAGCAAGAGGCATCCCCGGTTCTGTCGCTGCTCCTGCAGATCGCCGCCCAGGGCTTCGAAGGCACAGCCGGGGAGCTGCTGCATCGCCTCGGAGTTTTAGCTCCGAAGCTGCAGGCGCGTCGCGGCGAGATTCCCCGCTCTCCGGAGGAGATGGGCCGGGCCCTGAAGGAACATGAGGCGGCACTGGTGGAGGCGGGCGTCATCGTCGAACGCGCGCGCGGCGGAGGAAAATCCAACCCGCGCATCATTCGGCTGCGGTTTGCCGAGGCGGCCCGTGGCGCTGGACGGCCCAAACGCATATCGCTGAATCCAGCCACGTTCGAAAACGACGCCTGATGCCGGCGTGGCTTGGACAGAACTATAACAGACGGTGTGAGGCGTCTGTCCGAAAGATGCGATCTGCAAGTCTCGGCCAGATAATGGGTTGCGTTCGAAGAGCGGAGTTGAGGACAGTTCGGACGGTTACAGAGCCGACCTTTCTCTTTCCTCTCTTTTATTTCTCTACCCTTTCCCCTTTCTCAAAACATCGCGGGAAAAGCGAGAAGAATAAAGATAGAAAGAAAAAAGAGAAATACTCGAAGAGGCTCGTCCGAACTGTCCGAAGACCGGCATCGAGATGAATATTTCGTCTTCCTGCAATCACTTACGCTTCAGACAGCGATCGAGTTGCTCGTTGTCCGAGGCTGTCCGAGGCGGTTGTGGCCCTGGCTTATGCCAACAAATCAAGCCCCAAAGCGAGGAGTGACAATACCGCATCCCGCCAACAGCGGGAAAAGTCGGAATTCAGCGGCAGGTCGCGAATCACGCTGCCTCAGAAGTGCGGCCTGGCGGATGAGCGGCAAGTGTGATCCGCAGTTACTTCCAAGACCGACCTTCAGCATCTGGCCTCGAATTGCAGGATAGAGCATCGTTTTTGTAAACAGCACGCTGACTCCGGAGGTAAGTCCTGACATGAGACACCGGAAGCCGCCGCGATGGAACAACAGATAGCGGGCCTACCCGAAGTGTACCTGCGAAGATAGCGCCACAAACTGACATCAGGCATCTGGGCCCGAGGCGGACAACCGGGCGCCGTGATCGAAAACAGAAACCGAAGTCCGGCATCGAGTCCTGAGGCAAGCAATTGCGAACCATTTCTAAAACGCCGCCAACCACACAGGCCGTTGTTTCCTGGTCCTGCCGTGTGTAGAGCGACGAACGATTCTCGCTGAGACCGCCTTCTCGGCCCTCGTTTTCTGTCAGCTGTGCCCAGCGGCTGGCATCGACTCCTGGGCTCTCAGGCACTCTCCTCACTGCCGATACCCAGCTGCCGGCTTGCTTGAACTGCAGCAAGCCGCTGCAGACGACTGGCGAATGCCGCCTGGCTGGCACGCGCACGCCCCCCCCGGCGCGTGGTTCCCGAGATCGGCAATTATGCACGCTGTTGCCGAATGCCGCCTTGCTGCAGGCTCACTGAGCATGCGCTTCGGAAATGCTCTTTGCTGTGCGGCACCGGGCTGCGGAGCGCCTGACGCGCTTCCGCACCGAGGCTCGATTCGCCACCGCAGGCGACGGCTGCGAGTGGTCAGCCCCGCCTCCCGGCTTGCTTCCGGGTCTGATGACAACGCAGCCGGGCATCGCGTATCGGAATCCGGCACTCAGCACGCGACACACCGATTGGCGCCAGACGATACCCGTCACGAAGAACTCGCCCCCTCGGCCCGAATCCGCCGGGAGGATCCACCCGCTGACCCGCTGCGCCTGCAGGCCGGCATCGTCAGTCGTCGAACTCGTCGTCGTCATCCACGTCTTCCACGATCTCCTCCACCGCCTCGAGAATCAGCGCCTCCACCCGCTCCTGCGTGCCGGCCTCGGCAGGTTCGGCCCCCTGCCGTAGCAGCTCGAACACCGGCTGCTCGAGCCGCGTCTGAATCGCTCGACACGTCTCGCGGAAGTCCCAGTCGCCTTCAAATTCGATCTCCCCCTCGCCTTCCAGCTGCCGCAGCACCCGTGGCACGAGATCCCCCAGCAGGATCCGCGCCAGACTGCGCAGGTCGGATTCCCGCCGCCGGGCCGCGGCCTCCTCCGCCTCTCGCTGCCTCGCCGCTTCCTCGGCCTGCTGCCGCTCGCGCACCCGGGCCAGACATTCGGCCTCGATGCCCGCCGCCAGCTCGCGCAGCGCTGGCTCGTTGCTTGCCGCCGCGCTCCGCACGCGCCACGCCTCCAGCGCCTGCTCCCGCTCGTCGCCCGTTGCGCCCGCGCGCCGCAGCGCGTCCTCCAGACGCTTGCCCAGCTCCTCGGCCAGCTTCTGCAACTGGTAGCGCTCCAGCACCGGCGCGAGCGCCCGCCGCGCCGCCGCCTCGCGCACCGGCACCGGCGCTTCCAGCTCCAGCTGCCGCAACGCCTCGTGCATCGCCGTCAACGCCTGATCGCGCAGAGCCGAATAGCGAGAATCCCGCGCCAGCTCCCCGTGCTCGCCCAGCAGCCGCTCCAGGAGCCGCCGGTCCTGCTCGGCCACGCGCAGCGGCCACCGCGCTGCCTGCTCGACCGCCTCCAGCAGCCGATTGAGAAACTCGTCGCCGGGAAGCGGATTCAGGGCGCTGAGACGGCGCTCGAAGACTTCCATCGCCGCCAGCCGCGGCTCCGGGGGCAGATCAGCAAACCGCCGGGCCGCGCGATCCAGCCACTGCTGCCGCTGCCACTGGTCGCGACGAGCCGCCTCCTGCAGCTGCTCGAGCTCCTGCTGCCGCCGCCGCGCTTCCTCCTGCTCGCGCCGCTGTCGCGCATCTTCGGCGCGCAGCCGCGCTTCGGCTTCCTCGCGCTGCATCCGCATGCGCTCGAGCCGCAGGCGGAGCTTTTCGACCTCCAGCTGCTCGGCCAGGCGCGCGGCTTCCGATCCCGGCCGGAGTCTCATCGTGGCTGGCGCGGCGCGGGGCAGGAGCTTGCCTTCGGCACGGACACGGCGGATCTCGGCGGCAGCAATTCGCATCTGGCCGCCGGGCGTGGTTTCGGCCTCGATGCGGCCCTCGGCCACCCAGCGGCGGATGGTGTCGTCGCTGACGCCGAGCAGCCGGCCGGCCTGAGAAGTCGTGTAATAATCCCTGGATTTCGGCATATTTCACCTCACCGATGAAGGAAATAGATCGCACAACGGCCTGCATTCTGCCACCATTGTGCGGCGGATGCGGCGATTTTGCCAAGGGTTTTGCCGGCGTTTGCGGCGTTTTTGCGTGCGGATGCGGCGTTTTGCGCCGGCTGATGCGGCAGCATTCGTGGAGGAAATGTCTGATGTGGCCGATTGCGCCGGCGGGTCGATGAACCCGTTCGCAGAATCGAACTGCAGCCCTGATGGCGGCCTTGTGAGGGAAAAAGCGAGCCTGAAAACGATAAGCCGCGCGAAATCAATGCTCCCAAATGCAGCGTTTGTCTAAACTCTGTCTTTCGGCAATCGGCGCGTCCTTTTTGCCGGCCTCCACTGCAGAACGGGTGGGGTCTTGCCATCCCAGCGGTACCAGGCAGCACGGTGTGGAGCCCTCCAGGCGGTATCGCTGCGCCGCTGGCGCGAGTGCAGTTTGCTTTCGCCCGTTGCTGCGTGCAAATCGCCTCCAGACGGGCCGCAGTCCGGGCTTCTCCCCCAATCGACAACGCCCTGGAGGCCCGTTTCCGTGGCCGGAATGGGCTTTCCTGCGGCGAGTTGCGACTTCCGATTCCAGGTCTCGTTTCGCGGCGCCCCGGCCGACGAAGGCCGAAACCCGGCTGCAGAGCTGCGGACTGGGGCAAGCCAGATGAACCTGTCCTTGTCGCCTGCCCCTCGGCCATTCGTGCCGAGCGGCGTGTTCGTGACGCGATCGGCAGCGATTGGCGAACAGCACGGCGCTGGGCGTGCAATCCGAGACCAGCCCTTGTGCTGGCCCCAGCGGCCGACACTCCGCATTCTGTCAGCCTGCACTATAGTCAGCCCCATGCCCCTTCAAGCCGAGATCGGTTTAATCCGGCAACACAAAGCCTTTGCCGCTGACCGGCGCCTCTGGGGCGAAGCGGAACCGCGGGCGCGAATCGGTTGCCAGAGCGAGGGCATGGATTCAAAGCCGCGCTCCAGCCTCAGACCGGAGCCCGCAATGGCCGCTCGACCCGAGGCAGTCGCGGCTCCGGCGCCGCATGAGCTGACGCGGCGGAATGACAAGGCGCGGCCGATCCTGGGCGGCGGGCGCTGGATCCCGTGACAAAGCCACATGTTGGTTCGGCCCGGAGCATGGTGGCTCGAGCAGAAGCCATGCACGCCGGCAGGCGCCGGGAACGGAGCCTCAGGTCCGCGGTCGCTGACACCGTGCGTCGATCCGGCCTCGCATGTCCCCCGCCAAGCATCTTTCCCGTGCCAGAAAGACCTCTTTCTGGCAGGCCGGATGCGCATGACAAAACCCGCCCGTTTTGTTTCAGCTCCCGCTTTCGACGGCCGGCAGGTTTTCGGCACGCCGCGCCTGCCACTCCGCCCACACCCGCCGCGCCGTGCCCGTGCTGATGCCCAGCCGGCGGGCCACCTCGCGCCAGCTCGCTCCGCGCCGGCGCAACTCGATCACCGCAAACCGGTCGAAAACCCGCCGCGGCCGGCCCAGCCGCTTGCCCTCGCGCCGGGCCCGCTCCAGCCCCGCCCGCACCCGCTCCTGGACGCGTAGCCGCTCCTGCCGCGCCAGCGACGCCAGCAGCGCAATCAGCGCCTCGCCAAACGGCCCGGCCGAGTCCAGATACGGCTCCGTGTAGCTGCGCCAGGCAATGCCGTAACGGGTGAGCTGATCCAGCAGCTCGAGCGTCTTGAGTGCCCCCTGCCGCGACAGCCGATCAAGCGACCAGAACAGCAGCAGATCAAACCGGCGTTGCGAGGCCGCCTCGAGCATGGCGCGCAGCGCCGGCCGGTCCGAGCGCGCGCCGCTGGACTCGTCGACGAACTCGTCGACAACCTGCCAGCCCTGCCGCGCCGCAAACTCCCGCAGCGGAAGCAGCTGGTTGTCGGCCGTCTGGCCCTGGTCCGAGGTCGACACCCGGGCGTAGAGCGCAACGCGCGTTGTTGCGGAAGGTTTCATGGCCATGTCATCCCGGTCAGACGATGATAGGCCCCTTTCGGCTTCAGCCGACCTGCGTGGCGCTCGAGCAGCCGCAACATCCAAAACCGGCCGCGATCGACAGCGGGCCCTGATCCGCACGCACAGCTGATCGGACTGGGGGCCCAATCGCGGCAACGCCATGTCCCAGATCGCCCGAATCGGCCCTCCTCCCAGCGCGTGCAACAATCGCCATTTCGGCTTCGTCCACCATCGACTGTGTCAGCCGCAGCGGGTGGTCGGCCGGCGCTAGATCCTCCAGGCTCGCTAACAGAAACATCTCGTGCTGCTGACGGTCTTCTCCTCTCACCGCGTCCTTACAGGAGTGAAGACGCATGAAACAATTCCGAGGTGTCTTGTTCCAGACTTAATTTTCCCAGCCACCTCCCAGCCTCGCGCGCTTCCTTTCGAGTTCTGCCGTCCTCCATTCCCGGCTTTCTTTTGTAGCCTTGACCATTCGAATGGTCTGCTCGATGGTTGTGAACATCGTCTCGAGCGTCAGCTTGAAGTTCACACCGAACAACTCGTGCGCGTCGGCAAGCACCTCGTCGATCAGCTTCTTGTGCTTCAGGTTGCAGACGCGCTGCAACTGGGTGAAGAAATCCGTATCGAGCGGTGAGAGACACGGATTGTTCAACGGGTCAACGAAGCTCGCACCCCTGGTAGCGCCCGCACCCAGTACTACGACGGTTGAACCAGGCCTCATACCACCACTTCCGCCTCATACCCCGGCCAGTCTGCCGCAGGAAACGGCACGGGGGCGCCGGGGCGCTCCAGGAGCACCATGAGCGCATCCAGCGTGTCGGCGCGGCAGAAGCCGGCGGCGGTGTTCACCACGAATGCGGCCGGCTTGCCGCTTTGGTCGCGCAACAGCCAGCAGACGCCCGGTTGCGGCTCCTTCGACAGCATTCCTGCGGCCGCGCGCTGCACCTCTTCAAACAGTCGCCCGCCAGGCGAGAACAACTGATGGCTGTCGCCCGATTCTTCAAACACCTCGGCCGCAGTCGTCACGCGCACCGGTTCCGGCATGCCCGGCAGGCGCGCGGCATACGTCCGCACGTCCAGAGGCCGCCATTCCAGATTGACCGGGCGGCTCGCATCGCGGCCCATCAGGTGGTCGAGCTTCGCCAAATCGTACGGCGGCTCAGGCAGCGGCGGCACTTCCAGCCCGCTGCGGGCGGCCTCATCCAGGTCCAGCGGCGCCTCGGCTGCCGACGTCACTTCCTGCTCGATCTCTGCCAGGAACCGCTGCCGCGCCGCGTCGCGCGCTTCGCGGCTCGCCAGAGTCACCTCCTCAAAACGCCGAGGCAGCTTCGACAGGATCGGCTGAAGCCTGCCCACGATACCCTGGAAGAGCTGGATGCGCTCGCCAACGGCGAAGTAGACGTCCGCCTCCACCGTGTCCTTGTAGGCAAAGTTCAGAATCTTTACCCGCGGCCGAGTTTGCCCCAGCCGGTCGATACGACCGATGCGCTGCTCCACTTTCATCGGGTTCCAGGGCAGGTCGTAATTGGCCAGCACACCCGCCGCTTGCAGATTGAGGCCCTCTCCGGCCGCGTCCGAACACACCAGCAGCCGCACCCGCCCCGTTTTCAACCGCCGCTTGATCTCTTCCTTGCTGCAGGCAATCCAGCGGCCCGAGCCGTCCCGCCAGGCGCCGCCTGAGCCCGAGTAGCTCGCCACCGGCACGTCGGGCATCTCCCGCGCCAGGAACTCGCGCAGGTATTCCATCGTGTCGGTGTACTGCGTGAAGACGATCGCCGACTCGGAGTCCTGCGCAAAAACACTCACCAGCTCGGCCTGCAGCCGGCGCGCTTTCGTGTCCGTGTTCAGCTTCGCAATAGCCCGCAGCAACTCCAGAATCCGGTCGCGCTCCTCCAACTCCGCGGCAGATGCCGCCAGCTCGGCCGCTTCCTCGGGGGCCATCACCTCATCGGCCGCCTCGTCGAGCGAAACGTCCTCCTCGCTCAAACCCAACTTTTCCAGGCGCGCGTTCAGAGTGCGCTTCAGCGCCTCGAAGCTTGAGGCCAGACGCCGCCGGTAGACCGTCATCACGAATCCGATGGCCGTGCGCTTCTCCGATGCCGCCTTGGAATAGGTCTCCGAGATATAGTCTTCCACCTGCTCATACAGCGCGCTTTCGGCCGGCGTCATCTCGACGGCAATGTCTCTCACCTCGCGCTCGGCAATCGGCAGGTCCAGCTTGCCCGCCCGGCGATAGGATCGGAGCAGTTCGCGCGTGTGCCGCACCATGCGCCACCGCAGCGGCGAACAGGCCTTCAGCACGCCGAGCAGCGCCCGCCGCGACTCCGGATCCAGCATCCGGCGCGGCGCCTGCGCCGGCTCCCGCAACGCCCGCACCACCTTGGTCCGCTTGATCGGGGAAAGCCCGGGCGTCAGCTCAGCAATCTCTTCATCCCTCAACGCCCCATAGTAGGACTCACAGTCACGGAACCATTCGGCAAGCCAGTCCAGCGTCTCCGCCGATGGGTTGCCATGAATCGCCTCGTAGTACTTCAGAAACGCATGCGGATCAAGCGCCCACTTCGGCGGCAGCCCAAGCAGGTCCATCAGATCCCACAGCTCGACCGGGTGCACCTGCATCGGCGTGGCGGTCAGCAGCAGCAGGCTCTGGCAGCGTGGCGCCAACTCCCGCATCAGGCTGAGCAACGCATTCGGGCCCTTCTCCTGTTCTGTTCCGGCGCCGCGCCGCCGGGCATGGTGCGCTTCATCCAGTAGCACCAGGTCCCACGGCTCCGCCTCCAGCAGTTCCCGCACGCGATCCTTGCGCCGCATCAGGAAGCTCGAGGCCAGCACCACGGGCTGCTGTTGCCATTCATCCCGTCCGACATCCCGCTCCAGCGGCCCCGTCCAGCCATAGGCCGCCCGCCAGCGCAGCGTCGCACCGTCGTAGATGGGCACATTCAGATTGAACTTTTCATAGAGCTCGTTCTGCCATTGAATCTGCACGCTCTTCGGCGTCAGGATCAGCACCCGCCGGGCCAGGCCCGCCAACAGCGCCTGCCGCACGATCAGACCCGCAGTGATCGTCTTGCCCAGCCCGACTTCATCGGCGATCAATAAACGGCAGGGCCACTGCTCAAGGAAGCGCACATAGGTGCGGACCTGGTGCGGCCACGGCACGACGGCGCTGGTGACCTCACCCGTGCGGACCCCGTGGGGCAACTGCGGCGCTGCTTTCACAAAGGTCCATACGCAGCGCCGGAACTCATCATCGGTCAGGCGATAGGCCGGCGGCGCTGGCTCTTCGCGGCGCAGAAGCGGCGGCGTCACCGGGCGGTCGTCTTTCGGCAGATACTCAAGCAGCTTCTTCCGGGCCGCCTCGGGAAAGTCGAACACCCGCACGCCCGGCGAACGGTTATCCCACAGTTTGGCAAACGCCTCAATCTCCTCGTCGGCGTGCGCCTTCTCGGTCTCGCTCAGCCAGGCGCAGTGGACGTGAAAGCTCTCGCAGTTGTTCTTCCAGCCGCCGGCGGTTTCGTTGATGCTGCCGGAAAAGGTCAGCGTATTGCCTTCTGCATCGACGATGATGCCGAACTTGGCGTGATAGATGCCCGGTACCCGCGCAGGCCGGCCTTCGGCGTCCACGGGCACGGCCACCTTCACATCCAGGTGTCCGTGCGCCACCATCCAGGCCAGTAGCTCCAGCCCCTGGCGGGCATGCTCGTCGGGTGGCGTCAGATCGGCTGCGGCAAGCTGCCGCTCCATCTGTTGGCGCAGGTCATAGCCCGTCTCGATCGCCTCACGCTCGTCCGGGTCGAGCGTGCAGCCCACCACCAGCCGCATCCGCCCTTCATTGGCGAAAAGACCGTGCAAGCCCCGCGCCGCCAGAGCCAGCGCATCGGCCGAGAAGTAGCCCGTCGTCCGGCAGTACTCCACCGCACAGGCCAGCGCCGGGTTGTAGAACAGCTCCACCAGGTCGCCGTCTTCATGCGAGTAGCGGAATTTCCACTTCGTCTCAGTCAACAGCGGCATCGGCCTCGTCGAGTTCCAGTTCGATCTGCTCCGGCCGCCGCGGCTCGGGCACTTTCTCGGCAAACGCCAGCCGCCGCAGCTTTTCGAGCGCCTCAAAATCGCTGGCCGCGCCTTCCAGCGTCGGATCGGGCTTCCTCTTGCCGCGCGGGGCGACAGGTGGCAGCACGTTGAGCAGCGCTTCGAGCGCGGTCATCAAGGTCGGGTCATCGAGCAGCCGCAGCGACTCCAGCCGATTTCGCGCCGCCTCGGTATTCTGGCAGCGCACCGTGTAGGCCGCTTCGTGCAACCGGTCCAGCATGGGCGCATCCGGCCCCGTGGTGAGCTTGTTCTGGCATACCCGCGCCTTGCTGTCCCACAGCGTCACGTCCTCGCCTGAGACGGCGCAGGCCACGTTCTTCACCTCCCGGTCGAAGTCCAGCCCCACCACGCGCGCCAGCTTCAGCGCTTCGTCGGCCGGGAACCTGGGCGCGCGGAAGGCGTCCCAGGCCAACACGTACCATTCGGTCAGCGCGTCCAGATGATGCTGGCGCTGGACCGTGGCCAACTGCTCCAGGCGCCACTGTTTCACCTCGCGCCGCGCGGCTTCGAGCGCGTCCTCCGGCGTCACGCGGTACGGGTCCCACGGCCCGAACAGGTCGG
Encoded here:
- a CDS encoding resolvase, producing the protein MKPSATTRVALYARVSTSDQGQTADNQLLPLREFAARQGWQVVDEFVDESSGARSDRPALRAMLEAASQRRFDLLLFWSLDRLSRQGALKTLELLDQLTRYGIAWRSYTEPYLDSAGPFGEALIALLASLARQERLRVQERVRAGLERARREGKRLGRPRRVFDRFAVIELRRRGASWREVARRLGISTGTARRVWAEWQARRAENLPAVESGS